The region TTATCATTCTTATTGCTCAATCCTAGTATGTATAATAAAGGAAAGTAATGATCTGGTGTTGGTATAGCATATTGCATGCTGGCACCTTGTTTTTTATAATCTAGTATCGTATTATACTCCCTAGATAATATAGCTTTCTTTATTATCTCATTACTTTCTATAGCCCAATCAAATCCATAATTATCTGTATCCATATTATCCCAATCTATAGCAGATAAATTGTGTACTATATTTCCGCTACCGATAATTAACACACCTTTCCTTCTAAGGGCTTGTAACTGTCTCCCTATTTCTAGGTGATAGTCCGCATCTTTATAATAATCTATACTAAGCTGTAATACTGGTACATTGGCTTCTGGAAACAAATGACATAAGACAGACCAAGCACCGTGATCTAGCCCCCAAGTCAAATCTTCATGAATTATCTTCTGCTCATTTAATCCAATGATTTCATGTGCTAATAAAGGACTACCCTTTACATCATAGTTAACATCAAATAATGCTTTAGGAAAGCCTCTAAAATCGTGTATTGTTTTTAGTGTTGAATTGCCAGTTACCAATGTGCCTTTAGTTAACCAGTGCGCAGAAATCACAAGAATAGCTTCAGGTTTTGGTAGTTGTTTACCTAGATTCTTCCAGTAGTTAGAGAATTCATTATCTTCTATAGCATTCATAGGTGATCCATGTCCTACAAATAGTATAGGCATTTCCTCTTTTCTATCTTTTAACCAAAACAAATCATTTAGAACTTGATGTTGCATAACTTAACTACTTTTAGTAAACCTAATTAATAATCAAAAACTATTCAGCTAATATTTTTTTGATATCTCTATTATCGCCATAAATAACCATAATGTCTCCTTTGTTTAAAACTGTTTCATAAGACGCAATACCTTGTACTTCGTGTATTTTTTTATGTAAGCCTATAAAACTTTTCTCTTCTTTTATCTTAAGCGTAGTGAGTACTACTAAGTTATAATTAGTTCTAAAACCAATCTCTCCTAGTGTTCTTCCAGCAAAACGGTCAGAAACAGTAATTTCTACAATACTATATCTACCATTTATTTCATAAGAGTCTACTACACCTTTGATACATAATTTCTTTGCCCATCTCTCTGCTGTTTCTTCTTCAGGATGTACTATTTCGTCTACACCAATAGCTTGAAGTACATTCTCATGCACAGGCGTGATCGCTCTACTTATAAGGCGTTTCACATTAAGGTTTTTAAGAACGGCAGTCGTCATAATATTAGCTCCTTGATCTTCACCTATAGCTACTATTACGATATCTGTATTAGCTAAAGGCAATCCTGACATCATATATTGATCTGTAGAGTCTAAGCATATAGTATGTGATATTCTATCTTTATTAGCATCTACCCTAGCCATATTTTTATCTACTCCGATAACTTCATTTCCTTGTTCTGTAAGTTTCTGAGCTAGTGAAGCTCCAAAATTTCCTAAACCTATGATTATATATTTCATGCTGTATTTTAGTTAATCAGAATTTCTTCTGTTGGATATCTATAGTTTGTAAGTGTTTCTTTTCTGCTTATTGCGATGAGTATAGTCAACATACTTACTCTACCTATAAACATAAGCATAATAAGTGTTACTTTACTTGGGTCTGTTAGTCCTGCTGTTAGTCCTGCACTTAATCCTGATGTGCTATACGCAGAAAAGGCTTCATAAGCTAATCGCAATAAATCTGTATTAGGTTCAAAGAAAGATAATGCAAAAATCGCTATCCCTATCACGAATAATGATAAAAAGATAATGGCAAAGGCACGCTGAACAGACAGTTGATCTACTTCGCGTCTATATACTTCTATTCTAGACTTCCCTTTCATTAAGGACCAAATATTCAAAATCGCAATAGCAAATGTACTCGTCTTAATTCCCCCTCCCGTAGAAACAGGGGATGCACCTATCCACATTAATAAAATAATTAATAGGAAGGTAGATACGCTAAACATATTATTATCTACTGAAGCAAAACCTGCTGTTCGAGGGGAAGTTGCTGTAAAGAATGCAGTAACTATTTTTCCTATTCCCTCGTGTTCTGCTAATGTATTATTGTATTCTAATACATAAACTAAGAAAGTCCCTCCTACTATTAGGGCTACAGTAGTAATTAGTATGATACGCGTACTAAGATTAATCACACGGGGTACATATACTTTAGCTTCTTTTTTACTCAAAGGAAGTAGTCTATTTATAACTAAATGTTTAATGTATTTATAAACATTAAATACAATTGGAAATCCTAACCCACCCATGATAAAAAGGCCAGCTATAATTAGATGTAAAGGATAATTAAAACGATATTCAAATGTGTATAAATTCTCAGGTAAGGTAGTGAATCCAGCATTACAAAAAGCCGATACAGCATGGAATATAGAGAAGAATACTCTGTCAAAGAGCGATTCAAATTGCTGGTGTCTAATACTAATAAATATAGCAATCATTCCAATGACTTGAATAATACCTGATATAATAATAATTCGCTTTAATGTCGCAAATACATCTCCAAGCTTATCTATATAAGACATATCTTTTAAGACCAACTGATTGCCATACGATGCCTTACCTCTAAAAAAGAAGCTAAAGTAACTGGCTATGGTCATAATCCCAAGTCCTCCACATTCCATCAAAAAGATCATTACAGTCTTTCCAAAAATAGTAAACTGAGCTCCTATATCTACTGTAGACAATCCTGTCACACATACTGCGCTAGTGGCTGTAAATAAAGCGTCTATATATCTCAAACTACCTGGTGTAACAGTAGCCTTTGGAAATGAAAGCATAAAAGCTCCTATGAAAATAATCAATAAAAAACTGACTACAAATAGCTGAGCAGGGTTCATTCTAGTTTGTCTTAAATTCAACTGTAAAACAGAAAACTCTCTTACCAGCATTAAAAACACACCAAAAAAGATAACAGCATTACTATCAAAAAAGCGAATAGTATGCTCTGGTAATAACCGTGCTATGATTAATATTAGATAAAGAATAATACTAAAAACATCGAATATCTTAACTGATGTAGTCTCATAGCCTCCTTTATACAAATATCGACGAGCAATAGCTAACATACCAATGCTCAAGCAGGTGTTATAAAGAATATTTAACTGATAGTGGTAATCATTTAAAGTATTAAACCCTAAATCATAGATCAAAAGAAATAAAGTGATAAAACTTATCCAAAAAGGAAGGCGAATTAAAATAAATTTCAATTGTTTAATGATATTGTCTTTTAAATAATATAGTGGCATTTTATAGAACTAATTCTTTAAATAATCGTGTTAACACATTTTCCATATCTTCTGACATACCTGGATGTGGACGAGAAGCTTGTATACATGAACTTTTTACGGCAGTTAACCATCTGAAACGCTCGGCTGCATCTAATGTTGCAATAGGTGATTTTTTGCAAATACCTTTAGCAATATGGTCAAAAGCTTCAACATGATCTTTTAGTATATCAAAATCTAATTCACTTTCGAAGCAATCAATCTTCTTCTTGTCTAAATGAAATGAGGATAATAATATTCGCTTAGATTTACAGAATACTAATACCCCAATATTGATAAACTCCTCTCGTTCGACTTTAGGAGTGTACCTTATGATAGAATACTCATATACCTGCATCGCGATGTTTTTTAGCCTCGTTAACAAATAAGTGAGAATGAGCTAATCTAGACTTTAAAAACTCAAAATACACTAATCTAATTTCCTCTGGATTCATATCTGTTTCTTCCCACTCTAACCAGTCAGTAGGTATCTGATTAACTATATAATTAAGATCATTGTCTTGAAGTAAAGCTTTAAATTCGTTATCTACTACATCTAAGTCTTTTGCTACTGGTAAAAGAACGTGATCTTTTATAAATGAGAAAGGTGTAAGGGCACTCTTTTCCCAATTCGTAAAGGAATGATGAAAATAAAAAGAAGCACCGTGATCAATCAACCATAACTCTTTATGCCAGATAAGCATATTGGTATTTCTGAAGGTGCGATCTACATTTGTTATAAATGCATCAAGCCAAACAATTTGAGAGGCTAACTTACTCTCTATTTGCAAAGCTGAAGGATCATAAGTCAAAGCTCCTGACAAGAAGTGTAACCCTAGATTTAATCCCTTGCTAAACTGTAACAAATCTTGTATTTCCTCATCTGCTTCAGTACGCCCGAATGCTTCATCTAATTCTGCATAGACTAGCTCAGGGACTTGTAGTCCTAGTTGCTTTGCGATGAGCCCACCTAGCAGTTCTGCGATCAATGCTTTTACACCGTGTCCCGCTCCTCTAAATTTTAAAACATACTTAAAGCCATCATCTGCATCTGCAAGTGCAGGAAGTGACCCTCCTTCGCGAAGGGGCATGATGTATCTGGTGACAGTTACTGTACGTAAACCTAATTTATTTTCCATTTACTTAAATCTCTAATAGAAACATCCTGCAATATTAACTAAAAAACCCCCAAAGCAACTTACTTTGAGAGTTAAATTTTATTACACCTCTTTATTAAGGCAGTATGAATCAGGAAGATTATTCTTGTTTATAAAATCGTGTTTTCTTATGTATAGCACAATCTTCTCGATGTGAACCTGATAAATAAGCAGTACTCATAAGAAACTCATTGACTATTTCCCCTCCTACAAATTTAAAATGCTTTTTAAACAGTTTTAACCAATCTTTTAACAGGAAGTCACGGTGTAGATCTAGCCATTGCTTAAAGCTACCGAATTCTCGTTGTAAGACTATAATTTGATTTGCATTATATATAGCAGCATTCACTTTTAATTTATTGCGTATGATACCACTATCTTGTAATAATCGTTCTATATCCTTCTCATTAAAGCTGGCTACTTTAGCGATATTGAATCCTGCATAAGCCAGTTGAAAATTAGTTCTCTTCTGTAAGATAGTATTCCAACTCAGCCCAGCTTGATTAATCTCAAGTACTAATCTTTCAAATAACTCATTGTCGTCTGTTAATTCAAAACCATATTCATAATCGTGATAATACTTATTCAGATTATCAGAATCTACAGGAAGTTCATTACAGAAGTCACAATAATGTTTTTTGACAGCCATTTAATTAAGTACTTTTATTTTAGCATCTGTAAGTACCTTTCTAAACTTATTCTTAGCATCTGCTGTTTTTAAACCAAAAATATCTCTAGTCTTTCTGTTATTTAGTTTTACAACAGCCTTTGTAGCCAATCCTTTAGGCATCTTTACATACTTTATATTATACTTATCTATCTTCTCAATAGAAGTTTTAATTAAAAAGTTTTTAACGCTTATATATAGAAACATTGCAACTATAATACAAAAGACATAATCCATTTCATTTGGCTGTTGCCAGTTTGCAGTATATAGTCTCACTGCTCCTAAAACTAGTATAGCTAAAGCCATAATTCTAGAAGAAGAAAGTCTTCCTTTATAATTATCACTTATTTCTAGTTGTTGTATCTCTTTATTGAATTTGATCATTTATTTCAAGTATTTATAATAACAAATCTACTAATAAAAAATAAATCTAAAAGCTAATATAATGTTAGTATTACAGATAATAATAAAGGGGTATTAAACGAACTTAATACCCCTTATACTATTATTTAATATGGAAATATAAATAACTTTTCCCTTTATTAAGACTTCCTTCAGAAACATTAGATAGTTTATCCTCTATTCTTAAATATCCTGCTTGAAAACCAGCTTCTAATTCACCATTATATTTTAGTTTTGTTTCAATATAATAAGTTTTATCTGGATTTATTTCTAATTCTTCTTTAGTAGGAGCCCTTTTTATTTTAGTATAAATCTGAACAGGTAATTTTCCTGTTTCCTTTACCTCACTAAGAATAATCTCTTCTGGAAAATCCCAAAACAACGCGCAAATATTTCCTTCTTTCTTTTCGAATAAGTGATATGTCAATACTTCTCTTTTCATATCTAGAAGTAGATAATCAGAATTTTTACAAGTCTTACTATCTTTTCCTAATAAGCCTACTGGTTGCCCCCCTATTTTATTACCAGCATACTTTAAAGTACCTACAGGCAATTCATCTAGACTTTTTAAGCCACTATAAGGGGCATCAAATATAGTATCTCCTTTAGGAGTATTATCATCACTCTTACTACAAGATAAAGCTAATGCAGCAAAACAAAGAATTAAGTATTTTTTCATGTT is a window of Myroides oncorhynchi DNA encoding:
- the ygiD gene encoding 4,5-DOPA dioxygenase extradiol, with translation MQHQVLNDLFWLKDRKEEMPILFVGHGSPMNAIEDNEFSNYWKNLGKQLPKPEAILVISAHWLTKGTLVTGNSTLKTIHDFRGFPKALFDVNYDVKGSPLLAHEIIGLNEQKIIHEDLTWGLDHGAWSVLCHLFPEANVPVLQLSIDYYKDADYHLEIGRQLQALRRKGVLIIGSGNIVHNLSAIDWDNMDTDNYGFDWAIESNEIIKKAILSREYNTILDYKKQGASMQYAIPTPDHYFPLLYILGLSNKNDNVHVFNDKYVGGSLSMTSFLFG
- a CDS encoding potassium channel family protein, which produces MKYIIIGLGNFGASLAQKLTEQGNEVIGVDKNMARVDANKDRISHTICLDSTDQYMMSGLPLANTDIVIVAIGEDQGANIMTTAVLKNLNVKRLISRAITPVHENVLQAIGVDEIVHPEEETAERWAKKLCIKGVVDSYEINGRYSIVEITVSDRFAGRTLGEIGFRTNYNLVVLTTLKIKEEKSFIGLHKKIHEVQGIASYETVLNKGDIMVIYGDNRDIKKILAE
- a CDS encoding TrkH family potassium uptake protein, which gives rise to MPLYYLKDNIIKQLKFILIRLPFWISFITLFLLIYDLGFNTLNDYHYQLNILYNTCLSIGMLAIARRYLYKGGYETTSVKIFDVFSIILYLILIIARLLPEHTIRFFDSNAVIFFGVFLMLVREFSVLQLNLRQTRMNPAQLFVVSFLLIIFIGAFMLSFPKATVTPGSLRYIDALFTATSAVCVTGLSTVDIGAQFTIFGKTVMIFLMECGGLGIMTIASYFSFFFRGKASYGNQLVLKDMSYIDKLGDVFATLKRIIIISGIIQVIGMIAIFISIRHQQFESLFDRVFFSIFHAVSAFCNAGFTTLPENLYTFEYRFNYPLHLIIAGLFIMGGLGFPIVFNVYKYIKHLVINRLLPLSKKEAKVYVPRVINLSTRIILITTVALIVGGTFLVYVLEYNNTLAEHEGIGKIVTAFFTATSPRTAGFASVDNNMFSVSTFLLIILLMWIGASPVSTGGGIKTSTFAIAILNIWSLMKGKSRIEVYRREVDQLSVQRAFAIIFLSLFVIGIAIFALSFFEPNTDLLRLAYEAFSAYSTSGLSAGLTAGLTDPSKVTLIMLMFIGRVSMLTILIAISRKETLTNYRYPTEEILIN
- a CDS encoding DUF3037 domain-containing protein, with the protein product MQVYEYSIIRYTPKVEREEFINIGVLVFCKSKRILLSSFHLDKKKIDCFESELDFDILKDHVEAFDHIAKGICKKSPIATLDAAERFRWLTAVKSSCIQASRPHPGMSEDMENVLTRLFKELVL
- a CDS encoding HipA family kinase: MENKLGLRTVTVTRYIMPLREGGSLPALADADDGFKYVLKFRGAGHGVKALIAELLGGLIAKQLGLQVPELVYAELDEAFGRTEADEEIQDLLQFSKGLNLGLHFLSGALTYDPSALQIESKLASQIVWLDAFITNVDRTFRNTNMLIWHKELWLIDHGASFYFHHSFTNWEKSALTPFSFIKDHVLLPVAKDLDVVDNEFKALLQDNDLNYIVNQIPTDWLEWEETDMNPEEIRLVYFEFLKSRLAHSHLFVNEAKKHRDAGI
- a CDS encoding DNA-3-methyladenine glycosylase I, which codes for MAVKKHYCDFCNELPVDSDNLNKYYHDYEYGFELTDDNELFERLVLEINQAGLSWNTILQKRTNFQLAYAGFNIAKVASFNEKDIERLLQDSGIIRNKLKVNAAIYNANQIIVLQREFGSFKQWLDLHRDFLLKDWLKLFKKHFKFVGGEIVNEFLMSTAYLSGSHREDCAIHKKTRFYKQE